The genomic DNA GGCACGAGGTCGAATCGCTCGGCGAACGGTTCGGCCGACTCCTGCGCCCGCTCCAGGGGTGAGCTGTAGAGCTCGGTGACCGGGCGGGCGAAGGCGGCGACATGGTCTGCCGCCGCCTTCGCCATCCGCCGGCCGGATTCACTCAGGTGATAGTCCGGAAGTCGGCCGTAGAGCACGCGGTGCGGATTGTGCACCTCACCGTGACGGACGAGATGCAACCGGGATGCCGTCATCAGGCCTTGCGGTATTCAGCCGAGCCGAAGCCGAGGATGAGGTAGCCGATGTACGGGAAGAGGAACAGCAGGAAGAACGAGAACACCCCGCCCTTGCCGAAGCGCTGGCCGAGCTTGATCGCGACGATGATCCCGAAGACGATGTTGACGATCGGGATCAGGTAGAGCAGCGCGAACCAGCCGGACATGCCGGCGATGCGCACCAGGAGGATGACGTTCACGATCGGGATGATCGCGAGGATGCCGGCGTGGCCGGCCTTCGTGAACACCTTCCACAGGCCGATGACGACGAGGATGTAGAAGATGAGCGCGATCACGCCGTTGGTACCGGAGAAGATCGATGCGTAGAGGTCAGAAATGCCGTTGGAGTCCATGGGGAGCCTTTCGTTCGAGCCGATCATACTGATTCCCCGCGTCCGCACGGGGAATCACGCCGAAGACGCACCATGACCCCCCGTAGAATGGGCGGGTTCGTCATTTCCCAGATCAGGAGGAAACTTCCGTGCTTCGCACTCACACGTCCGGCTCACTGCGAGCCGAGCACATCGGTCAGACCGTCACCCTTACGGGTTGGGTCGATCGTCGGCGTGATCACGGAGGAGTCGCTTTCATCGATCTGCGGGATGCCTCGGGCATCGCCCAGGTCGTCATCCGCGACGAGGAGATCGCCCATCCGCTGCGCAACGAGTTCGTGCTGAAGGTCACCGGCGAGGTCTCTCGCCGCCCGGACGGCAACGCGAACCCGAACCTCCCCACCGGCGAGGTCGAGCTCATCGCATCGACCGTCGAGGTCCTGAACGAGTCCGCTCCGCTCCCCTTCCAGGTCTCGACCGCGGTGGCCGAGACCGAGACGGTCGGCGAAGAGGCGCGACTCAAGTACCGCTACCTCGACCTGCGTCGTCCAGCGGCGGCATCCGCTCTGCGTCTGCGCTCGAACGTCTACAAGGCGATCCGCGACGTGCTGCACGAACGCGACTTCACCGAGGTCGAGACCCCGACGCTGACCCGCTCGACGCCGGAAGGCGCTCGCGACTTCGTCGTGCCCGCTCGTCTGCACCCGGGCAGCTGGTACGCGCTGCCGCAGTCGCCGCAGCTGTTCAAGCAGCTCCTCATGGTCGGCGGTGTGGAGAAGTACTTCCAGATCGCACGCTGCTACCGCGACGAGGACTTCCGCGCCGACCGTCAGCCCGAGTTCACGCAGCTCGACATCGAGATGAGCTTCGTCGACCAGGAAGACGTCATCACGCTGATGGAGTCGCTGATCCAGGCGATGTGGGCGACCATCGGTGTCGAGGTGGCCGTTCCGCTGCCCCGGATGACGTACGCCGACGCGATGGCGAAGTACGGCTCCGACAAGCCCGACCTGCGCTTCGGCCTCGAGCTCGTCGAGGCCACCGACTACTTCACGGAGACCCCGTTCCGGGTGTTCCAGGCTGAGTACGTCGGCGCCGTCGTCATGCCCGGCGGCGCGAGCCAGCCGCGCAAGACCCTCGACGCCTGGCAGGACTGGGCGAAGCAGCGCGGCGCCCGCGGTCTTGCCTACGTCCTGTTCAACGAGGACGGTTCGTTGGGCGGCCCTGTCGCGAAGAACCTGTCCGAG from Microbacterium sp. LWO13-1.2 includes the following:
- a CDS encoding DUF5684 domain-containing protein; the encoded protein is MDSNGISDLYASIFSGTNGVIALIFYILVVIGLWKVFTKAGHAGILAIIPIVNVILLVRIAGMSGWFALLYLIPIVNIVFGIIVAIKLGQRFGKGGVFSFFLLFLFPYIGYLILGFGSAEYRKA
- the aspS gene encoding aspartate--tRNA ligase, whose amino-acid sequence is MLRTHTSGSLRAEHIGQTVTLTGWVDRRRDHGGVAFIDLRDASGIAQVVIRDEEIAHPLRNEFVLKVTGEVSRRPDGNANPNLPTGEVELIASTVEVLNESAPLPFQVSTAVAETETVGEEARLKYRYLDLRRPAAASALRLRSNVYKAIRDVLHERDFTEVETPTLTRSTPEGARDFVVPARLHPGSWYALPQSPQLFKQLLMVGGVEKYFQIARCYRDEDFRADRQPEFTQLDIEMSFVDQEDVITLMESLIQAMWATIGVEVAVPLPRMTYADAMAKYGSDKPDLRFGLELVEATDYFTETPFRVFQAEYVGAVVMPGGASQPRKTLDAWQDWAKQRGARGLAYVLFNEDGSLGGPVAKNLSEAEQAGLAALVGAAPGDCAFFAAGSAKDSRALLGAARVEIGRRLDLLDPDVFAFTWVVDAPMFESAADAVASGDVAVGAGAWTAVHHAFTGPKPEFADTFDTDPGSALAYAYDIVCNGSELGGGSIRIHREDVQKRVFQVMGISEEQADEQFGFLLDAFKFGAPPHGGIALGMDRVMQHLTKTDSIRDVIAFPKSGNGFDPLTAAPAPITPEQRAEAGVDFEPEDDEA